TTCAAATCCACAGCAGAGAAAATGACTGGATTCCGCAGTGGATATGGTACGGTTCTCTTCTTCGAAGATAACAATGCGATCGCACAGCTTCAACAAAATTTTGCAGCTTATGCAGATAACTTCCCAATCTGGGCTAACCAATCCAACGGTATGTTGCAACTGGTAATCTGGACTGCTCTGGAACAAGAAGGTCTGGGTGCATCTTTGCAGCACTACAACCCGTTGATTGACGAGAAAGTGAAGCAAGAATGGAGCATTCCTGAGAACTGGAGATTGATCGCTCAGATGCCATTTGGTAAACCAACGGCAGCACCGGGTGAGAAAGAATTCCAACCAATTGAAGAGCGCGTAAAAGTACACAAGTAAGCTTCGCATTTCCCAACATTTAACCACATACGGCCTCGCTTCAATTTGATACGATGATAGTTGATCGTAATCCAATGAAGCGAGGCTTTTTGATGTGAATAATAGATTAAAAGACATAACGAACCAACGGATATGGAAAATGGTTTTATGCTGGTTATTAACACTTGGATCGGTGGCTGGATACAGCTCTACTGTTCAGGCTGCAACCGTGCAGCAACAGTTTCAGGATACGCACACCAGTTACGCCAAGGATGCCATTACACATCTGGTGGCAAAAGGCATTGCTGCCGGTACGTCAGAGACTACGTTTGAACCGAAGAAAGCCGTTACTCGTGCAGAATTTGCGACGTTTGCTGTGAGATTACTAGGTTTGAAGTCCGTTAAAAATAATATAAATCCCTATCAGGATATAAGCATGAATGCTTGGTATTACGGCAACGTTGCTGCCATGACGAATCTTTTTATTCTGGAGGGCAAGGGTCAGGGAACGTTCCAGCCTAATGCTTCCATTACGCGCGAAGAAGCGGCTGCCCTCCTTGTGCGAATGTTAAAACAACAACCCGTAGAGACCTCGCTCTTATCTTCAACGTATTTCGACGCAGCAGATATCTCGGACTGGGCACGTCCTTATGTTCAGACGGTATATCAACTTGGACTAATGCGGGGAAGTGGAGGTGTGTTCCGACCACATGACCAGGTAACGCGAGAAGAAGCAGCCGTAATGCTCGATGCCATTTTACAAAAGAAAACATGGTCTGAGCAGTTACAACGTGGGGATGAACTTGGCGTTCAGCTGGGCTGGCAATATAACTCCACTACAGCTGAATTCAAGAAACAAGTGGAACAATCTGAGGTCAATACGCTCGTCCCACGCTGGTTTTTCCTGAATAGCAGTATGAATGTAACAGATCACGCGGACCCTGCATTGATCTCTTGGGCATCCGCCACCGACAGGCAGCTATGGCCATTGCTCGGTAATCGTTCGGATTCGGCACTTACCCATCAGATGTTATCCAGTTCGGCCAACCGAGCTGCAGTGATCTCACAGGTAGCCGCTTATGTCAAAACCTATAAACTGGACGGTATTAATGTGGACTTCGAGAATGTTGATCCTGCGGATCGTGAAGGTCTGACGGCATTTGTGACCTCTTTGACGGCTACGTTGCACGCACTCGGTGCTGTAGTGTCCGTGGACGTTTCGCCCGACCTGGGTACTGATTGGACGGATGCATTTGATTATGCCAAACTGGGCGCTGTATCCGATTATATGGTGCTGATGGGATACGAGGAACACTGGAACGGTGATCCGAAAGCAGGATCAGTGGCGTCTCTTCCATGGGTGGAAAAGGCTTTGGATACCATGCTCTCCGAGGTGGTACGTGCCAAAACAATTTTGGCCCTTCCGTTATATACACGAGACTGGTCTTCCGTGAATCCGGCAACCAGTTCTTGGGACATTACACTGGCAGACCAGGGAATGCGTGCGCATGCTACGGGATCTGTAAGACGATGGGATGCAAGTCTGGTTCAATATATTATCGGGTACAACAGTAATGGTAAGCCAAGATATATATGGGCAGAGGACAGTCGTTCGTTATCAGCCAAAGTGTTAATGAGTGAGCAACGGCAAATTGCTGGACTGGCTTACTGGTATATGGGCGGCGAAACAGCGGATGTATGGAACGCCATTTCGAATGCATCGCGATTTGAATCATATAACTTCTAAGCAATCATGAATCTTTATAGACCCAAACTCACCGTGATTCTGGCGGATGGTTTGGGTCTGTTTATTTTGGTATAAGATAAGCAATATGAGGAATCGTTTAAGCTTGGCTGAACGGTTTAATGTATATAAGGACAAAATATATATATATTGAGCTAAACATTTACACAATAACGGAGAGGACAGAAAAAGCCTGAAGAAGCGAAGCGTGCGCCTAAAAGCTTTCTGAAAGAAAGCTGCATCGAAAGCATACGCTTATCCCCGGATTTACCCTTTGTAAAAGGTATTAAAAAAATCTGGGGATAACAGCGATCGGAAGGTTGTTCTGTCATCGGAGTGACCAGTGTAAATATTCTTTAGTTCAATGTATTAGTTCAGGAGGAGAAGGAGCATGCGAGAGGTTGATTGCATAATTGTAGGTGGAGGGCTCGCAGGGCTTCAGGCAGCCATTCAGCTTGGACGTTATTCAGCTCATCAGGTGTTGGTGATCGACGCGGGAGAAGGCAGATCGACGTTGTGCCGGACTTATCATAATATCCTCGGTTTCCCCG
This Paenibacillus xylanexedens DNA region includes the following protein-coding sequences:
- a CDS encoding nitroreductase family protein yields the protein MTTFFDALKNRRSYYGISKESTISDAKIQEIVEEAVKYTPTSFNSQTSRAVVLLGEQHDKLWNHTEEILREVVGNEEAFKSTAEKMTGFRSGYGTVLFFEDNNAIAQLQQNFAAYADNFPIWANQSNGMLQLVIWTALEQEGLGASLQHYNPLIDEKVKQEWSIPENWRLIAQMPFGKPTAAPGEKEFQPIEERVKVHK
- a CDS encoding S-layer homology domain-containing protein, giving the protein MNNRLKDITNQRIWKMVLCWLLTLGSVAGYSSTVQAATVQQQFQDTHTSYAKDAITHLVAKGIAAGTSETTFEPKKAVTRAEFATFAVRLLGLKSVKNNINPYQDISMNAWYYGNVAAMTNLFILEGKGQGTFQPNASITREEAAALLVRMLKQQPVETSLLSSTYFDAADISDWARPYVQTVYQLGLMRGSGGVFRPHDQVTREEAAVMLDAILQKKTWSEQLQRGDELGVQLGWQYNSTTAEFKKQVEQSEVNTLVPRWFFLNSSMNVTDHADPALISWASATDRQLWPLLGNRSDSALTHQMLSSSANRAAVISQVAAYVKTYKLDGINVDFENVDPADREGLTAFVTSLTATLHALGAVVSVDVSPDLGTDWTDAFDYAKLGAVSDYMVLMGYEEHWNGDPKAGSVASLPWVEKALDTMLSEVVRAKTILALPLYTRDWSSVNPATSSWDITLADQGMRAHATGSVRRWDASLVQYIIGYNSNGKPRYIWAEDSRSLSAKVLMSEQRQIAGLAYWYMGGETADVWNAISNASRFESYNF